A single Lolium perenne isolate Kyuss_39 chromosome 6, Kyuss_2.0, whole genome shotgun sequence DNA region contains:
- the LOC127307831 gene encoding subtilisin-like protease SBT3.8 — protein MGFRTGFCCALLLATLLPLSANASSKLYIVYMGEKKHDDPSVVTASHHDVLTSVLGSKDEALKSIVYSYKHGFSGFAAMLTESQAEALTKFPEVITVKPNTFHELHTTRSWDFLGLDNYQPPQQPGLLQKAKYGEDIIVGVIDSGIWPESRSFDDNGYGPIPARWKGKCQTGEEFNATNCNRKIIGARWYGRGINADVLKRNYNSPRDITGHGTHVASTIAGVEVRGVSYGGLGTGVARGGAPRARLGIYKVCWVGPDCSMSAILAAIDDAIHDGVDVLSISIGGAGHEIPGTLHAVQRGISVVFAGGNDGPVPQTVTNAAPWVTTVAASTIDRAFPTLISLGNQEKLVGQSLQYNPSVTSSDFKNLVYAGRCDAASVASSNATGKIVLCYAPGDAKSTSPWVALPNAINFTIVAGAKGLIFAQHTANLLDFLQPCEGIMPCLLVDFEIAQRIRSYMAITRNPVVKVSPTATVVGNGVLSPRVASFSSRGPSPIYPGILKPDITAPGVSILAAQQDSYVFKSGTSMACPHVSAVTALLKSIHPDWSPAMIKSAIITTASVTDRFGMPIQAESVPRKLADPFDFGGGHINPDRAVDPGLVYDQDVKEYNKFFNCTIGLLDGCESYELNLNLPSIVVPDLKNKVTTWRTITNVGSVEATYRAVVEAPEGVAVSVEPSVIGFTAGGSRSATFRLTFTAKQRVQGGYTFGSLTWSDQSAHSVRIPIAIRTVIQDFVADTA, from the exons ATGGGTTTTAGAACAGGGTTCTGCTGTGCTCTGCTACTGGCGACGCTGCTGCCTCTTTCGGCTAATGCGTCGAGCAAA CTCTACATAGTGTACATGGGGGAGAAGAAGCATGATGACCCGTCCGTGGTCACCGCGTCGCACCATGACGTACTAACGTCTGTTCTTGGGAG CAAGGACGAAGCCTTGAAGTCGATAGTTTACAGCTACAAGCACGGATTTTCTGGGTTCGCGGCAATGCTAACCGAATCTCAAGCCGAGGCACTCACAA AGTTCCCTGAAGTTATCACTGTGAAGCCTAACACTTTTCACGAACTGCACACGACTCGGAGCTGGGATTTCCTTGGCCTTGACAACTACCAACCACCACAACAACCGGGCCTCCTCCAAAAGGCAAAGTACGGTGAAGATATAATCGTCGGTGTGATCGATTCAG GCATATGGCCCGAATCCCGAAGCTTTGACGACAATGGGTATGGCCCCATACCGGCACGGTGGAAAGGGAAATGCCAAACTGGCGAGGAGTTCAACGCCACGAACTGCAACCGAAAGATCATCGGCGCGCGGTGGTACGGCCGTGGCATCAACGCTGATGTACTCAAGAGAAACTATAACTCGCCTAGGGACATCACCGGCCACGGCACGCACGTCGCATCGACGATCGCTGGAGTGGAGGTGCGAGGTGTGAGCTACGGTGGCCTAGGCACCGGCGTGGCGCGTGGTGGGGCACCACGTGCGAGGCTTGGCATCTACAAGGTGTGTTGGGTTGGCCCTGATTGCTCTATGTCGGCGATCTTGGCGGCCATTGACGATGCTATACACGACGGTGTGGATGTGTTGTCGATCTCGATCGGAGGGGCCGGTCATGAGATACCTGGAACGTTGCATGCTGTGCAGAGAGGAATCTCAGTTGTGTTTGCAGGCGGGAACGATGGACCGGTGCCGCAGACAGTGACGAATGCCGCTCCGTGGGTCACGACAGTGGCTGCTAGCACAATTGATCGGGCTTTCCCGACCCTGATATCGCTTGGGAACCAAGAAAAGCTTGTG GGGCAATCTCTCCAGTACAATCCATCAGTGACCAGCAGCGACTTTAAGAACCTTGTTTATGCGGGGAG GTGCGACGCGGCGTCAGTGGCGTCGAGCAACGCCACCGGCAAGATCGTCCTGTGCTATGCACCAGGGGATGCGAAATCCACGTCGCCATGGGTAGCACTTCCGAATGCCATCAATTTTACCATCGTGGCCGGCGCGAAGGGCCTCATCTTTGCACAGCACACTGCCAACCTCCTCGACTTTCTGCAACCTTGCGAAGGCATTATGCCCTGCTTACTGGTGGATTTCGAGATCGCACAGAGAATCCGATCGTATATGGCAATCACACG GAATCCGGTGGTGAAGGTTTCGCCTACCGCAACCGTTGTTGGGAACGGGGTGCTGTCGCCGAGGGTCGCCTCGTTCTCGTCGAGAGGGCCAAGCCCCATCTACCCCGGCATACTCAAG CCCGACATAACTGCGCCCGGTGTCAGCATCTTGGCAGCCCAACAGGATTCCTACGTGTTCAAATCTGGGACATCCATGGCGTGTCCGCATGTCTCAGCGGTCACCGCGTTGCTCAAGTCAATTCACCCTGACTGGTCGCCTGCAATGATCAAGTCCGCCATTATCACAACAG CCTCAGTGACCGATCGTTTTGGTATGCCAATCCAAGCAGAGTCGGTCCCTAGGAAACTCGCCGACCCCTTTGACTTTGGCGGTGGCCACATTAACCCGGACAGGGCCGTCGACCCTGGCTTGGTTTATGACCAGGATGTGAAGGAATACAACAAATTCTTCAATTGCACCATTGGACTATTAGATGGATGCGAATCCTACGAACTCAATCTTAATCTACCATCAATCGTTGTGCCAGACCTCAAGAACAAGGTCACAACATGGCGCACTATCACGAACGTTGGGTCGGTGGAAGCGACTTATCGAGCGGTTGTTGAAGCTCCGGAGGGGGTAGCCGTGTCCGTGGAGCCATCTGTGATCGGTTTCACTGCAGGTGGTAGTAGAAGCGCGACGTTTAGACTTACGTTTACGGCGAAGCAAAGAGTGCAAGGTGGGTACACATTTGGGAGTTTGACATGGTCCGATCAAAGTGCGCACTCGGTGAGAATTCCTATTGCTATACGGACCGTGATacaagatttcgtcgcagatacaGCTTAA
- the LOC127307832 gene encoding early nodulin-93 yields the protein MAGRSPKEESSAAVREAVLLGGKNAAIAGTVVAVPTLVACRVLPWAKHNLNYTAQALIISAACIAGFFITADKTILRNARQNTIGRIDKST from the exons ATGGCCGGCAGATCCCCCAAGGAGGAATCGAGCGCCGCCGTCCGAG AGGCCGTCTTGCTGGGAGGGAAGAACGCTGCGATTGCTGGTACCGTGGTTGCGGTTCCCACG TTGGTTGCTTGCCGTGTCCTTCCTTGGGCTAAGCATAATCTTAACTACACCGCGCAAGCGCTCATCATATCGGCAG CCTGTATCGCCGGCTTCTTCATCACTGCCGATAAAACCATTCTACGAAACGCAAGACAAAACACCATCGGGAGGATCGACAAGTCGACTTGA